The Thioalkalivibrio thiocyanodenitrificans ARhD 1 genome window below encodes:
- a CDS encoding Kelch repeat-containing protein yields MPLRTTFFSLLIGSVLCLTGFGAAGGVVKVGGEWTQRAPLPDARTEVSVATDGKRIFLGGGFVQSGERRADAPRAVYVYEPAADTWSHLTDLPEGVNHAGLVYLDDRLYVVGGYRENTFEPIDTLRIFDLTAEQWSEGAPLPTARGAHATVVLDGRIHAIGGRTHDRADVGAHEAYDSATDAWASLAPLPTPRNHHAGAVVDGSIVVLAGRDDDSFEMTVNEIYDPQADQWRTGAPVPTGRSGVAAAVLDGHVYLFGGETFVPRRRTFDEAERYDPRTDAWEVLPAMPTARHGLGAAAVDGAIHVISGGPEAGFAFSDRNERLVPGDAR; encoded by the coding sequence ATGCCTCTGCGAACAACCTTTTTCTCCCTGCTGATCGGCAGCGTCCTGTGCCTGACGGGTTTCGGCGCCGCAGGGGGTGTTGTCAAGGTCGGCGGCGAGTGGACCCAGCGGGCACCGCTCCCGGATGCCCGCACGGAGGTCAGTGTCGCCACGGACGGCAAGCGCATCTTTCTCGGGGGCGGGTTCGTTCAGTCCGGGGAGAGGCGCGCCGACGCGCCGCGCGCCGTGTATGTCTATGAACCGGCGGCCGATACCTGGTCGCATCTGACCGATCTCCCGGAGGGGGTCAACCATGCCGGGCTGGTCTATCTGGACGACAGGCTATACGTGGTCGGCGGCTATCGCGAGAATACCTTCGAGCCGATCGACACGCTGCGCATCTTCGATCTGACAGCGGAGCAATGGTCCGAGGGCGCGCCGTTGCCGACCGCGCGCGGCGCGCATGCGACCGTGGTTCTGGACGGCCGTATCCATGCCATCGGCGGACGCACCCATGACCGTGCCGATGTGGGTGCGCACGAGGCCTACGACTCGGCAACAGATGCATGGGCAAGCCTGGCGCCGTTGCCGACACCGCGCAACCACCATGCCGGAGCGGTTGTCGACGGATCGATCGTGGTGCTCGCCGGGCGCGACGACGACAGCTTCGAGATGACCGTGAACGAGATCTATGATCCGCAGGCGGATCAATGGCGGACGGGTGCGCCGGTTCCCACGGGGCGAAGCGGCGTCGCCGCGGCGGTGCTCGATGGCCATGTCTATCTGTTCGGCGGCGAGACCTTCGTGCCGCGGCGCAGGACCTTCGACGAGGCCGAACGCTACGATCCCCGCACCGACGCCTGGGAAGTCCTGCCGGCCATGCCAACGGCGCGGCACGGTCTTGGTGCGGCGGCAGTGGACGGCGCCATCCATGTCATCTCGGGCGGCCCTGAAGCGGGCTTCGCCTTCAGCGATCGCAATGAGCGGCTCGTGCCCGGAGATGCACGTTGA
- a CDS encoding group I truncated hemoglobin gives MTRITNQSNPGGPEPVSPHQPPRPGERQLQVSQCRGFPTPAAALLMAMLAVSVPFATAHAEPSAAPEEPVLYKRLGGYDAIAAVVDELLARMEGKFEGYSEHSRMRTRQLIVDFMCSATGGPCFYAGRDIHTAHAGLGITPVDWEAFVGVFGEVMGDFDVPAQEQEELATMLLPLEGDIVQQPR, from the coding sequence ATGACCAGAATCACGAACCAGTCGAACCCGGGGGGACCTGAGCCGGTTTCGCCGCATCAGCCCCCGCGACCCGGTGAGCGTCAACTGCAGGTCAGTCAGTGCCGCGGATTTCCAACGCCGGCTGCGGCGCTACTGATGGCGATGCTTGCGGTGTCAGTGCCGTTCGCCACGGCCCATGCGGAGCCGTCCGCAGCGCCGGAAGAGCCCGTGTTGTACAAGCGGCTGGGCGGCTACGATGCCATCGCCGCCGTGGTCGACGAACTGCTCGCCCGCATGGAAGGCAAGTTCGAGGGCTATTCCGAGCACAGCCGCATGCGGACCCGTCAGCTCATCGTCGATTTCATGTGCAGTGCCACCGGCGGGCCCTGCTTCTATGCGGGGCGTGACATCCATACCGCGCACGCGGGCCTCGGCATCACGCCCGTGGACTGGGAGGCGTTCGTCGGGGTGTTCGGCGAGGTCATGGGCGACTTCGATGTGCCGGCGCAGGAGCAGGAGGAACTGGCGACAATGCTGCTTCCCCTGGAGGGGGACATTGTCCAGCAGCCCCGTTGA
- a CDS encoding potassium/proton antiporter, with the protein MELTNQIILLGSLVLLLSVLSSVVTARVGAPILLVFLIIGMLLGEEGPGGVIFHDVQLAHLFGSLALAIILFDGGLRTPVKNFRVGLRPAVVLATFGVVITAAITGAFAAWWLGLHWMEGLLLGAIVGSTDAAAVFSLLHSRGLELKQRVGATLEIESGSNDPMAIFLTIVFIELLVTGPQNMGLVVLWEFIQQMGLGAMIGIAGGFAFVWVINRLDLAPGLYPLAALAAGLTVFGVASQVNGSGFLAIYLAGLVLGNRPLQASQNINRFHDGIARLAQIGMFLMLGMLVTPSQLMPVAVDALLIAGVLILLARPVAVWLSLLPFHFPWREQGFIAWVGLRGAVPIILALFPLLAGLEQAGDFFNIVFFVVLISLLVQGWTVAPAARLLRLEVPPTTHVVQRVELDIPGQQEMELVGYRLAKNTPVVEERWTSFVLPSSVRVVAHLRDKKLLDSLELLDLRAGDYLYLMAAPDDLPDLDRLFVPRAAPKRLSEQAFFGEFVLNGDANLGDLSLAYGLVLPEGVAELTVEDYIRGRLPTAPVVGDRLSLAGVEFVVREMQGARITRVGLKLSH; encoded by the coding sequence GTGGAACTGACCAACCAGATCATCCTGCTGGGCAGCCTGGTGCTGCTTCTGAGCGTACTGTCCAGTGTGGTGACCGCGCGCGTCGGCGCGCCCATTCTGCTGGTCTTCCTAATCATCGGCATGCTGCTGGGCGAGGAAGGCCCGGGCGGGGTGATCTTCCACGACGTTCAGTTGGCCCATCTGTTCGGCAGCCTGGCGCTGGCCATCATCCTGTTCGACGGCGGCCTGCGCACGCCGGTGAAGAACTTCCGCGTGGGTCTCAGACCCGCGGTGGTGCTGGCCACCTTCGGTGTGGTGATCACTGCCGCCATCACCGGCGCCTTCGCGGCCTGGTGGCTGGGCCTGCACTGGATGGAAGGCCTTCTGCTCGGCGCCATCGTGGGCTCCACCGACGCGGCGGCCGTGTTTTCACTGCTGCACAGCCGGGGCCTGGAGCTCAAGCAGCGCGTGGGGGCGACGCTGGAGATCGAGTCCGGCAGCAACGACCCGATGGCCATCTTCCTCACCATCGTGTTCATCGAACTGCTGGTCACGGGCCCGCAGAACATGGGGCTGGTGGTGCTCTGGGAGTTCATCCAGCAGATGGGTCTGGGCGCGATGATCGGCATTGCCGGCGGCTTCGCCTTCGTCTGGGTGATCAACCGGCTGGACCTTGCCCCCGGCCTGTATCCCCTGGCCGCGCTGGCCGCCGGCCTCACGGTGTTCGGCGTGGCGAGCCAGGTCAACGGTTCCGGTTTCCTGGCCATCTACCTGGCGGGACTGGTGCTGGGCAACCGGCCGCTGCAGGCCAGCCAGAACATCAACCGCTTTCACGACGGTATCGCGCGGCTCGCCCAGATCGGCATGTTTCTCATGCTCGGCATGCTGGTGACGCCGTCGCAGTTGATGCCAGTGGCCGTGGATGCCCTGCTCATTGCCGGCGTGCTGATCCTGCTGGCACGACCGGTCGCCGTCTGGCTGTCCCTGTTGCCGTTCCACTTTCCGTGGCGTGAACAGGGCTTCATCGCATGGGTGGGCCTGCGCGGCGCGGTGCCCATCATCCTCGCCCTGTTCCCCCTGCTTGCCGGCCTGGAACAGGCGGGCGACTTCTTTAACATTGTATTCTTCGTGGTGCTGATCTCGCTGCTGGTGCAGGGCTGGACCGTCGCGCCCGCGGCGCGCCTGCTGCGCCTGGAAGTGCCCCCGACGACCCACGTGGTGCAGCGCGTGGAACTGGATATTCCGGGGCAGCAGGAGATGGAACTCGTGGGTTACCGGCTGGCGAAAAACACCCCCGTGGTGGAGGAGAGGTGGACCAGTTTCGTGCTGCCCAGCAGCGTGCGCGTGGTGGCCCATCTGCGCGACAAGAAGCTGCTCGATTCCCTGGAACTCCTGGATCTGCGCGCCGGGGATTACCTGTATCTCATGGCCGCGCCCGATGACCTGCCGGATCTGGATCGCCTGTTCGTCCCCCGTGCAGCCCCCAAGCGGCTCTCCGAACAGGCGTTCTTCGGTGAGTTCGTGCTCAACGGTGATGCAAACCTGGGCGACCTTTCACTCGCTTACGGCCTTGTGCTGCCCGAGGGCGTCGCGGAACTGACGGTCGAGGATTACATCCGCGGCAGGCTGCCCACCGCGCCGGTCGTGGGCGACCGGCTGTCACTTGCCGGCGTGGAGTTCGTGGTGCGCGAGATGCAGGGCGCGCGCATCACCCGGGTGGGCCTTAAGCTTTCACATTAA
- a CDS encoding MBL fold metallo-hydrolase: protein MIRSIPWLAVALVWSAQALGAASPEDYPMAPERVAPGVYAVLSPARDFPNPENLGWNANMAFVVTGDGVLVVDTGSSETMGVALRNAIRSVTDQPVRWIVNTHSHGDHWLGNHGFAGDGPEIMAGSASIARMKQQADGWIDSFNDMTGGATGQSRTLFPDRAVDERVERDLGGTRVVLLPSGDSHSPGDLVVWLPESRVLITGDVVYTDRAPSVWDGRVAQWIGFMDTLIGLGPRVVIPGHGRVEGPETLPRLKGYLTALWAAVEEGVLQGLPDFETVPIVRERMADIVVDYPGFEDKVNRSVAHMYTEVEDSVF from the coding sequence ATGATCCGATCGATTCCGTGGTTGGCCGTCGCTCTTGTCTGGTCCGCGCAGGCCCTGGGTGCCGCGAGCCCCGAAGATTACCCGATGGCCCCCGAAAGGGTGGCGCCGGGCGTGTACGCGGTGCTCAGCCCCGCGCGGGATTTTCCCAACCCGGAGAACCTGGGATGGAACGCCAACATGGCCTTCGTGGTGACGGGTGACGGCGTGCTGGTGGTGGACACGGGCTCCTCGGAGACCATGGGCGTGGCCCTGCGCAATGCCATCCGCTCGGTCACAGATCAACCCGTGCGCTGGATCGTCAACACCCACAGCCACGGGGATCACTGGCTGGGCAATCACGGATTTGCCGGGGACGGCCCGGAGATCATGGCGGGCAGCGCGTCGATCGCGCGCATGAAACAGCAGGCGGACGGCTGGATCGACAGCTTCAATGACATGACCGGCGGTGCCACCGGGCAATCCCGGACCCTGTTTCCCGACCGGGCCGTGGACGAACGGGTGGAACGCGACCTGGGCGGCACGCGCGTGGTGCTGCTGCCTTCGGGAGACAGCCATTCTCCCGGTGACCTGGTGGTCTGGCTGCCCGAAAGCCGCGTACTGATCACGGGCGATGTGGTGTACACCGACCGCGCGCCCTCCGTATGGGATGGCCGGGTGGCGCAGTGGATCGGGTTCATGGACACCCTCATCGGGCTGGGACCGCGTGTGGTCATTCCCGGTCACGGCCGCGTCGAGGGTCCCGAGACCCTGCCCCGGTTGAAGGGCTACCTCACCGCGCTCTGGGCGGCCGTCGAGGAAGGCGTGCTTCAGGGCCTGCCCGATTTCGAGACCGTGCCCATCGTGCGCGAGCGCATGGCCGATATCGTCGTCGACTATCCGGGCTTCGAAGACAAGGTCAACCGTTCGGTGGCCCACATGTATACGGAAGTCGAGGACTCGGTCTTCTAG
- a CDS encoding lipid A deacylase LpxR family protein, translating to MSRPGSLITALILAAWTAVQAGEPPAEPDMGILVLELENDLFAGQDRHYTNGVRASWITPDGGVPGLLRDVGGLIPFFPGDGELKNSWSIGQNMYTPRDLRATDPVPDDRPYAGWLYVSGGLAEVTKRRMDRLQLTLGVIGPASLADKTQQEIHRIVGAPMPRGWDHQLGNEPTLMVSYERQVHALERGTSTGWQMDVIRHWGATLGTPFTLINSGLTLRAGRNLPHDFGPSRIQPALPGSGLFVPRARRGWYVFAGVDVRAVAWNVFLDGSTFRDSPGVDRNPLVGDAQAGAVLSLGRARLTYTHVFRSQEFTDQPEREDFGAVSLSWLF from the coding sequence ATGTCCCGCCCCGGTTCCCTGATCACGGCCCTGATTCTTGCCGCCTGGACGGCGGTGCAGGCCGGGGAACCCCCCGCCGAGCCCGACATGGGCATCCTGGTGCTGGAACTCGAGAACGACCTGTTTGCGGGCCAGGACCGCCACTACACCAACGGCGTACGCGCCAGTTGGATCACGCCCGACGGAGGCGTGCCCGGCCTGCTGCGTGACGTAGGCGGCCTGATCCCGTTCTTTCCGGGCGACGGGGAATTGAAGAATTCATGGTCCATCGGCCAGAACATGTATACGCCCAGGGACCTGCGCGCCACGGACCCGGTCCCGGACGACCGGCCCTACGCGGGCTGGCTCTACGTCAGCGGGGGACTGGCGGAAGTGACGAAGCGGCGAATGGATCGCCTGCAACTGACCCTGGGCGTGATCGGCCCGGCCTCGCTGGCGGACAAGACCCAGCAGGAGATCCACCGGATCGTGGGCGCACCCATGCCCCGCGGCTGGGATCACCAGCTCGGCAATGAACCGACCCTGATGGTGAGTTACGAGCGTCAGGTGCATGCCCTGGAGCGCGGCACCAGCACGGGCTGGCAGATGGACGTGATTCGCCACTGGGGCGCGACATTGGGCACCCCCTTCACGCTGATCAACTCGGGGCTGACCCTGCGTGCGGGCCGCAACCTGCCCCATGACTTCGGTCCGTCCCGCATCCAGCCGGCCCTTCCCGGCTCGGGCCTGTTCGTGCCCAGGGCCCGCCGGGGCTGGTACGTCTTCGCCGGCGTGGACGTCCGGGCGGTGGCCTGGAACGTCTTCCTGGACGGCAGCACCTTCCGCGACAGCCCCGGCGTGGACCGCAACCCGCTGGTGGGTGACGCCCAGGCGGGTGCCGTATTGAGCCTGGGGCGGGCACGGCTGACATACACCCATGTCTTCCGCAGCCAGGAATTCACGGATCAGCCGGAGCGGGAGGACTTCGGTGCGGTGAGTCTCTCATGGCTGTTCTGA
- a CDS encoding lipid A deacylase LpxR family protein: protein MAVLSPGRLQHRGSGTGPAGRVHALPLLIALAAFHVEAAHAEQHIFVLDIDNDWFAGTDRYYTSGLRLTRIRPADGASERAVRLAEAVPLFPDHGRVGVACSLGQNVYTPRDQKLETPNPDDRPYAGWLYASAGIGQETGQRLDRLQMTLGVVGPASLASRTQRMIHRVTGPAWPRGWDSQLGNEPTLMLSYERQWRARVRAFGNDGWGADWTPHVGGSLGTPFTYLNTGFMVRVGRNLPMDYGPPRIQPGLSGSGLFESRQGLQWYGFAGVDLRLVGHDLFLDGNTWRESAGVKKDRYVGDLQMGVALSFKRMRVAYTHVLRTREFRTQARRQNFGALSVSWLR, encoded by the coding sequence ATGGCTGTTCTGAGCCCCGGACGTCTGCAGCACCGAGGATCCGGGACGGGGCCCGCGGGACGCGTGCACGCCCTGCCCCTGCTGATCGCGCTGGCGGCATTCCACGTGGAGGCGGCTCACGCTGAACAGCACATCTTCGTGCTGGACATCGACAACGACTGGTTCGCCGGCACCGACCGCTACTACACCAGCGGCCTGCGCCTGACCCGGATCCGCCCGGCGGACGGCGCATCTGAACGGGCGGTCCGGCTGGCCGAAGCAGTCCCCCTGTTTCCCGACCATGGCCGGGTGGGTGTCGCCTGTTCCCTGGGTCAGAACGTCTACACACCCAGGGACCAGAAGCTGGAGACTCCGAACCCGGATGACCGGCCCTATGCCGGCTGGTTGTACGCCAGCGCCGGCATCGGGCAGGAGACCGGACAGCGCCTGGATCGCCTGCAGATGACCCTCGGCGTTGTCGGCCCCGCTTCCCTGGCGTCCCGCACGCAGCGGATGATTCACCGGGTGACAGGCCCCGCCTGGCCGCGGGGCTGGGACAGCCAGCTGGGCAACGAACCCACCCTCATGCTGAGCTACGAACGGCAGTGGCGCGCCCGGGTGCGCGCCTTCGGCAACGACGGCTGGGGCGCCGACTGGACACCCCACGTCGGCGGCAGCCTGGGCACGCCGTTCACCTACCTCAACACGGGATTCATGGTGCGCGTGGGCCGCAATCTCCCCATGGACTACGGTCCGCCGCGCATTCAGCCGGGACTGTCGGGGTCGGGCCTGTTCGAGTCACGACAGGGGCTGCAGTGGTACGGTTTCGCCGGCGTGGACCTGCGCCTGGTGGGACACGACCTGTTCCTGGACGGCAACACCTGGCGCGAGAGTGCCGGGGTGAAGAAGGACCGCTACGTAGGGGACCTGCAGATGGGTGTTGCCTTGAGTTTCAAGCGGATGCGCGTGGCCTACACCCATGTGCTGAGGACCCGGGAATTCCGCACCCAGGCACGCCGCCAGAACTTCGGGGCACTGTCGGTTTCCTGGCTCCGGTGA
- the ilvD gene encoding dihydroxy-acid dehydratase, translated as MPQYRSRTTTHGRNMAGARALWRATGMKDGDFDKPIIAIANSFTQFVPGHVHLKDLGQMVAREIERAGGVAKEFNTIAVDDGIAMGHGGMLYSLPSRDLIADSVEYMVNAHCADALVCISNCDKITPGMLMAALRLNIPVVFVSGGPMEAGKVVIRDKVIHLDLVDAMVTAADPGASDEDVAEYERSACPTCGSCSGMFTANSMNCLTEALGLSLPGNGSLLATHADRKELFLEAGRLVVELARRYYEQDDASALPRNIATFQAFENAIALDIAMGGSTNTVLHLLAAAHEAEVDFTMADIDRMSRRIPNLCKVAPATQLYHMEDVHRAGGVLGILGELDRGGLIHREAKTVHSATLGEALDRWDVMRSEAEGARMRYMAAPGGVPTQTAFSQDRRWDDLDLDRERGCIRDIAHAYSRDGGLAVLYGNLAVDGCIVKTAGVDESNLIFSGPARVFESQDAAVEAILGDRIREGDVVVIRYEGPKGGPGMQEMLYPTSYLKSKGLGKACALITDGRFSGGTSGLSIGHVSPEAAEGGEIGLVEEGDIIEIDIPHRSIRLAVDDAERTRRRSAMEARGEAAWNPVNRARAVSQALRAYALMATSAARGAVRDISQVVLKR; from the coding sequence ATGCCCCAGTACCGTTCCCGCACCACCACCCACGGCCGCAACATGGCCGGCGCCCGGGCCCTGTGGCGTGCCACCGGCATGAAGGACGGCGATTTCGACAAGCCCATCATCGCCATCGCCAACTCCTTCACGCAGTTCGTGCCCGGCCATGTGCATCTCAAGGACCTGGGCCAGATGGTGGCCCGGGAGATCGAGCGCGCCGGCGGGGTGGCCAAGGAATTTAACACCATTGCCGTGGACGACGGTATTGCCATGGGTCATGGCGGGATGCTTTACTCCCTGCCCTCCAGGGACCTGATCGCCGATTCCGTGGAGTACATGGTCAACGCCCACTGTGCCGATGCCCTGGTGTGCATCTCCAACTGTGACAAGATCACCCCCGGCATGCTCATGGCGGCGCTGCGCCTCAACATCCCCGTGGTGTTCGTCTCCGGCGGACCCATGGAGGCGGGCAAGGTGGTGATCAGGGACAAGGTCATCCACCTGGACCTGGTGGACGCCATGGTGACGGCGGCCGACCCCGGGGCGAGCGACGAGGACGTGGCCGAGTACGAGCGTTCCGCCTGCCCCACCTGCGGCTCCTGCTCCGGCATGTTCACGGCCAATTCCATGAACTGCCTCACCGAGGCCCTGGGGCTTTCTCTGCCCGGCAACGGCTCGCTGCTGGCCACCCATGCGGACAGGAAGGAACTGTTCCTGGAGGCGGGCCGGCTCGTGGTGGAACTGGCCCGGCGTTACTACGAACAGGACGATGCCTCCGCCCTGCCGCGTAACATCGCCACCTTCCAGGCCTTCGAGAACGCCATCGCCCTGGACATCGCCATGGGCGGGTCCACCAACACCGTACTGCACCTGCTGGCTGCCGCGCACGAGGCCGAGGTGGACTTCACCATGGCCGACATCGATCGCATGTCCCGCAGGATCCCGAACCTGTGCAAGGTGGCCCCGGCCACCCAGCTCTATCACATGGAGGACGTGCATCGCGCCGGCGGCGTGCTCGGCATCCTCGGCGAGCTCGACCGGGGCGGCCTGATCCACCGCGAGGCGAAGACCGTGCACAGCGCCACCCTGGGCGAGGCCCTGGACCGATGGGACGTGATGCGTTCCGAGGCGGAGGGTGCGCGCATGCGTTACATGGCCGCCCCCGGCGGCGTGCCCACCCAGACGGCGTTCAGCCAGGACCGGCGCTGGGACGATCTCGACCTGGACCGGGAACGCGGCTGCATCCGGGACATCGCCCATGCGTATTCCCGGGATGGCGGGCTGGCCGTGCTCTACGGCAACCTGGCCGTGGACGGCTGCATCGTCAAGACCGCCGGCGTGGATGAGAGCAACCTGATCTTCTCCGGCCCCGCCCGCGTGTTCGAGAGCCAGGACGCTGCCGTGGAGGCGATCCTGGGCGATCGCATCCGGGAAGGCGACGTGGTGGTAATCCGCTACGAGGGGCCCAAGGGCGGCCCCGGGATGCAGGAGATGCTCTATCCCACCAGCTATCTGAAGTCCAAGGGTCTCGGCAAGGCCTGCGCGCTCATCACCGACGGGCGCTTCTCCGGCGGCACGTCGGGATTGTCCATCGGCCACGTCTCTCCCGAGGCTGCCGAGGGCGGCGAGATCGGCCTGGTGGAGGAGGGCGATATCATCGAGATCGACATTCCCCACCGCAGCATTCGCCTTGCCGTGGACGACGCGGAGCGGACCCGGCGCCGCTCGGCCATGGAGGCCCGGGGCGAGGCCGCCTGGAATCCGGTCAACCGGGCGCGGGCGGTGAGCCAGGCCCTCAGGGCCTACGCGCTGATGGCCACCTCGGCGGCGCGCGGCGCGGTGCGGGACATCTCTCAGGTGGTGCTGAAACGATAG
- a CDS encoding heavy-metal-associated domain-containing protein codes for MNLTFDVQNIQCGGCAASIRKGLTEDPRVQGVDVDVDQGRVSVETSEDIRAELLARLEQLGFPEKSGA; via the coding sequence ATGAATCTCACCTTCGATGTACAGAACATACAGTGCGGCGGTTGCGCCGCGAGCATTCGCAAGGGCCTGACCGAAGATCCGCGTGTACAGGGCGTGGACGTGGATGTCGACCAGGGCCGCGTCAGCGTGGAGACCAGCGAGGACATCCGCGCCGAACTGCTCGCCCGCCTTGAGCAACTGGGCTTCCCGGAGAAGTCCGGGGCCTAG
- a CDS encoding TrpB-like pyridoxal phosphate-dependent enzyme: MNQTKILLEENEIPTHWYNVMADMPSPPAPPLGPDGKPVSPEMLGAIFPPGILEQEMSAERWIPIPDEIRQILCLWRPSPLYRAHRLEAALGTPARIYYKNEGVSPAGSHKPNSAVAQAYYNREAGIRRLTTETGAGQWGSSIALAGQMFGLEVRVYMVRVSYEQKPFRRSMMETWGAEVLASPTDTTRSGRQILAQDPDSPGSLGIAISEAVEEAASRPDTNYALGSVLNHVVLHQTIIGQEVKKQFEKAGDYPDAVFAPCGGGSNFGGVAFPFLADKAAGREVRLVAVEPTSCPTLTRGHYAYDFGDSVGLTPLMLMYTLGHDFVPPGIHAGGLRYHGDSPLVSQLHKEGLIEAVAVPQIATFDAGVQFARAEGIIPAPESCHAIRACIDEALQCKETGETKTLFFNLSGHGHFDMASFDKYFRGELEDYEYPEEAINAALDRLPKVG, translated from the coding sequence ATGAACCAGACCAAGATCCTGCTGGAAGAGAACGAGATCCCGACCCACTGGTACAACGTCATGGCCGACATGCCCAGCCCGCCGGCGCCGCCACTGGGCCCGGACGGCAAGCCGGTCAGCCCGGAGATGCTCGGCGCGATCTTCCCGCCCGGCATCCTGGAACAGGAGATGAGCGCCGAGCGCTGGATCCCCATCCCCGACGAGATACGCCAGATCCTCTGCCTGTGGCGCCCCTCTCCCCTGTACCGGGCCCACCGTCTGGAGGCCGCGCTGGGCACCCCGGCCAGGATCTACTACAAGAACGAGGGCGTGAGCCCCGCCGGTTCCCACAAGCCCAACAGTGCCGTGGCGCAGGCCTACTACAACCGCGAAGCGGGGATCCGCCGGCTGACCACCGAGACCGGCGCCGGTCAGTGGGGTTCCTCCATTGCGCTCGCGGGACAGATGTTCGGTCTCGAAGTGCGGGTCTACATGGTCAGGGTGAGCTACGAGCAGAAACCGTTCCGCCGCTCCATGATGGAAACCTGGGGCGCCGAGGTGCTGGCGAGCCCCACCGACACCACCCGGTCGGGACGCCAGATCCTGGCCCAGGATCCGGATTCCCCCGGATCGCTCGGCATCGCCATCTCCGAGGCGGTGGAAGAGGCCGCGTCGCGTCCCGACACCAACTACGCACTGGGTTCCGTGCTCAACCACGTGGTGCTGCACCAGACCATCATCGGCCAGGAGGTGAAGAAACAGTTCGAGAAGGCGGGCGACTACCCGGACGCCGTGTTCGCCCCCTGCGGCGGCGGTTCCAACTTCGGCGGCGTGGCCTTCCCCTTCCTGGCGGACAAGGCGGCGGGCCGGGAGGTGCGCCTGGTGGCGGTGGAGCCCACCTCCTGCCCCACGCTGACCCGCGGCCATTACGCCTACGATTTCGGCGACAGCGTGGGCCTCACTCCGCTGATGCTCATGTACACGCTCGGCCATGACTTCGTGCCGCCGGGCATCCACGCCGGCGGCCTGCGCTATCACGGCGACAGCCCGCTGGTCTCGCAACTGCACAAGGAGGGGCTCATCGAGGCCGTGGCCGTACCCCAGATCGCCACCTTCGATGCCGGCGTGCAGTTCGCCCGGGCCGAGGGCATCATCCCCGCACCCGAGTCCTGCCACGCCATCCGCGCCTGCATCGACGAGGCCCTGCAATGCAAGGAGACCGGCGAAACGAAGACCCTGTTCTTCAACCTCTCCGGCCACGGCCACTTCGACATGGCCTCCTTCGACAAGTACTTCCGCGGTGAACTGGAGGACTACGAGTATCCCGAGGAGGCCATCAACGCCGCCCTGGACCGGCTGCCGAAGGTAGGTTGA
- a CDS encoding DUF192 domain-containing protein translates to MTLTGSPLGNRTFPACRGSRPVAGLVLLIVFLLSIPAQFALADARVIDLRIGEQRLTAEVADTDETRRHGLMFRESLPEDHGMLFVWEEPARYAMWMQNTPLPLSVAFIDADGRIINIEDMQPDTTRTHQAAAPVIYALEMEQGWFAARGIRAGDRVSGLPE, encoded by the coding sequence ATGACACTCACGGGATCCCCGCTCGGTAACCGTACCTTCCCCGCATGCCGGGGCAGCCGACCCGTTGCCGGCCTCGTGCTGCTGATTGTGTTCCTGCTATCCATTCCGGCACAGTTCGCCCTCGCCGATGCACGGGTCATCGACCTGCGCATCGGCGAGCAGCGACTCACCGCCGAGGTGGCCGACACCGACGAGACCCGGCGGCACGGGCTGATGTTCCGGGAATCCCTGCCCGAGGACCACGGCATGCTGTTCGTCTGGGAGGAACCGGCGCGCTATGCCATGTGGATGCAGAACACGCCCCTGCCCCTGTCGGTGGCCTTCATCGACGCCGACGGGCGCATCATAAATATCGAGGACATGCAACCCGACACCACCCGAACCCATCAGGCCGCCGCCCCGGTCATCTACGCGCTGGAGATGGAACAGGGCTGGTTCGCGGCCCGCGGTATTCGTGCCGGGGATCGGGTGAGTGGGCTACCGGAATGA